One segment of Takifugu rubripes chromosome 5, fTakRub1.2, whole genome shotgun sequence DNA contains the following:
- the LOC101075074 gene encoding alpha-2,8-sialyltransferase 8E-like isoform X1 has product MRGKFLKTRFCLGIVIMGLLSILSWYLSDNNKNHTATGRQEVPQQAAERYFGCREIIDKVNRSYAQTLEKKEDKSKIFSKNQTAPGRQEVPQQAAELCSGCREIIDKVNRLYAQTWEKKEGKSKKFRSELRSKCQGFEKAIITQANTVVGSKIVYDGERKSSVQVTPEMFNTFPKERPFPNKTYKTCAVVGNGGILSDSGCGKMIDSAQFVIRCNMPPLNNGYQDHVGVKTDLVTANPSILVAKYGALMEKRCPFIESLRSYGNSLLLLPTFSYRRNTPVSLRAFYSIEDFGSPTRAISFNPQYLQKLDVFWRSKGLRAVRLSSGLMVASLALELCSNVHLFGFWPFSNHPHGLRTLKNHYYDDIPPKKKFHAMPVEFELLLKLHTEGVLRLHLDDCVPGEVNLMGSTGGDGRP; this is encoded by the exons CAAGAATCACACAGCTACTGGAAGACAGGAAGTCCCCCAGCAGGCGGCCGAACGGTACTTCGGTTGCAG GGAGATCATTGACAAGGTCAACAGGTCGTACGCTCAAACcttggagaagaaggaggacaaGTCCAAAATATTCAG CAAGAATCAGACAGCTCCTGGAAGACAGGAAGTCCCCCAGCAGGCGGCGGAACTGTGCTCAGGTTGCAG GGAGATCATTGACAAGGTCAACAGGTTGTACGCTCAAACctgggagaagaaagagggcAAGTCCAAAAAATTCAG GTCTGAGCTGAGAAGCAAGTGTCAGGGGTTTGAGAAGGCCATCATCACGCAGGCCAACACCGTGGTGGGATCTAAAATTGTGTATGATGGGGAAAGAAAAAGTTCGGTCCAGGTGACCCCAGAGATGTTCAACACCTTTCCAAAG GAACGTCCTTTCCCTAATAAAACATATAAAACGTGTGCGGTTGTCGGCAACGGTGGGATCCTGAGCGACAGCGGCTGTGGAAAGATGATCGACTCGGCTCAGTTTGTCATCAG GTGTAACATGCCCCCCCTGAACAACGGTTACCAGGACCACGTGGGCGTTAAAACCGACCTGGTGACGGCGAACCCCAGCATCCTCGTTGCGAA GTACGGTGCACTCATGGAGAAACGGTGTCCATTCATAGAGAGTCTGCGTAGCTATGGCAACTCCCTACTGCTGCTTCCTACGTTCTCCTATAGGCGCAACACTCCTGTGTCCCTGCGGGCTTTTTACTCCATTGAGGACTTTGGAAGCCCCACCCGAGCTATTTCCTTCAATCCTCAGTACCTACAGAAACTCGACGTCTTCTGGCGCTCCAAAGGTTTACGAGCAGTCCGGCTCAGCAGCGGCCTAATGGTGGCCAGTCTGGCACTGGAACTCTGCAGCAACGTGCACTTGTTTGGCTTCTGGCCGTTCAGTAACCATCCGCATGGACTCCGTACCCTGAAGAACCACTACTATGACGACATACCACCTAAAAAGAAGTTCCACGCCATGCCGGTGGAGTTTGAACTCCTGCTGAAGCTGCACACAGAGGGCGTGCTCAGGCTTCACCTGGACGACTGTGTTCCAGGTGAAGTGAACCTTATGGGCAGCACCGGAGGAGACGGACGTCCATAG
- the gjc1 gene encoding gap junction gamma-1 protein: MSWSFLTRLLEEIHNHSTFVGKLWLTVLIVFRIVLTAVGGESIYYDEQSKFVCNSGQPGCENVCYDAFAPLSHVRFWVFQIILVAMPSLMYMGYAINKIARLDEAKGGGTSTAVRTGGGGYTHRKPRKICFGARQHRGIEETEEDQEDDPMIYEVPEIEPPKRPRDPLQPAPRPKVRHDGRKRIRDEGLMRVYVLQLVTRTVLEACFLAGQYLLYGFRVMPVFVCSGKPCPHNVDCFVSRPTEKTIFLRIMYGVTVLCLILNIWEMLHLGIGSIYDILRRRRSPPQDDEYQLGLLGTSGAVEGPVGGTAPEAGSEGGVGGDGAADYVGYPFSWNTPSAPPGYNIVVKPEQMPYTDLSNTKMACKQNRANIAQEEQQQFGSNEDNFPTGGEARVALNKDMIQQAHEQLEAAIQAYSQQHQAEVQLGENQDDKPQSNIIQAQPQLQPQPHKERKHRFKHGKGGSSAGGSSSNSSSSKSGEGKPSVWI; encoded by the coding sequence ATGAGCTGGAGCTTCCTCACGcggctgctggaggagatccACAACCACTCCACCTTCGTGGGGAAGCTGTGGCTCACCGTGCTCATCGTCTTCCGCATCGTTCTCACTGCCGTTGGGGGAGAGTCCATCTACTACGATGAGCAGAGCAAGTTCGTGTGCAACTCGGGACAGCCGGGCTGCGAGAACGTTTGCTACGACGCCTTTGCCCCTCTGTCTCACGTCCGCTTCTGGGTATTCCAGATTATCCTGGTGGCGATGCCCTCTCTCATGTACATGGGCTACGCCATCAACAAGATCGCTAGATTAGATGAAGCCAAAGGAGGTGGAACCTCCACTGCTGTTAgaacgggaggggggggctaCACGCACAGGAAGCCCAGGAAAATCTGCTTTGGAGCGCGGCAGCACCGGGGTATCGAGGAGACcgaggaggaccaggaggacgATCCCATGATCTACGAGGTACCGGAGATCGAGCCCCCCAAGAGGCCGAGGGATCCGCTGCAGCCCGCTCCCAGACCCAAAGTCCGGCACGATGGACGCAAGCGCATCAGAGACGAGGGGCTGATGCGGGTTTACGTTCTGCAGCTGGTGACCCGTACGGTGCTGGAAGCCTGCTTCCTCGCCGGCCAGTATTTACTGTACGGGTTCCGTGTGATGCCCGTGTTCGTGTGCTCGGGGAAACCGTGCCCCCACAACGTTGACTGCTTCGTCTCACGACCCACAGAGAAGACCATCTTCCTGCGCATCATGTACGGGGTCACAGTCCTTTGCCTCATTCTCAACATTTGGGAGATGCTTCATTTAGGGATCGGCTCCATATACGACATCCTCCGCCGGCGGCGCAGCCCACCCCAGGATGATGAGTACCAGCTGGGCTTGTTGGGTACCAGTGGAGCTGTAGAGGGGCCCGTAGGGGGTACAGCCCCTGAGGCGGGCTCTGAAGGAGGGGTCGGCGGTGACGGGGCTGCCGATTATGTCGGCTACCCTTTCTCGTGGAACACGCCGTCGGCTCCGCCTGGCTACAACATTGTGGTAAAGCCCGAGCAGATGCCCTACACAGACCTCAGCAACACCAAGATGGCGTGCAAGCAAAACCGGGCAAACATTGCCCAAGAAGAGCAACAGCAGTTTGGTAGTAACGAAGACAACTTCCCCACCGGAGGAGAAGCCCGCGTGGCTTTGAACAAAGACATGATCCAGCAGGCTCACGAGCAGCTGGAGGCGGCCATCCAGGCCTACagccagcagcaccaggctgaGGTGCAGCTCGGGGAGAACCAGGACGACAAACCCCAGAGTAACATCATTCAGGCTCAACcgcagctgcagcctcagcccCATAAGGAGCGCAAACACAGATTCAAGCACGGCAAAGGAGGCAGCagtgcaggaggcagcagcagcaacagcagcagcagcaaatcgGGAGAGGGGAAGCCCTCCGTGTGGATTTAA
- the LOC101075074 gene encoding alpha-2,8-sialyltransferase 8E-like isoform X2 has translation MRGKFLKTRFCLGIVIMGLLSILSWYLSDNNKNHTATGRQEVPQQAAERYFGCREIIDKVNRSYAQTLEKKEDKSKIFSKNQTAPGRQEVPQQAAELCSGCREIIDKVNRLYAQTWEKKEGKSKKFRSELRSKCQGFEKAIITQANTVVGSKIVYDGERKSSVQVTPEMFNTFPKVKVVGNGGILSDSGCGKMIDSAQFVIRCNMPPLNNGYQDHVGVKTDLVTANPSILVAKYGALMEKRCPFIESLRSYGNSLLLLPTFSYRRNTPVSLRAFYSIEDFGSPTRAISFNPQYLQKLDVFWRSKGLRAVRLSSGLMVASLALELCSNVHLFGFWPFSNHPHGLRTLKNHYYDDIPPKKKFHAMPVEFELLLKLHTEGVLRLHLDDCVPGEVNLMGSTGGDGRP, from the exons CAAGAATCACACAGCTACTGGAAGACAGGAAGTCCCCCAGCAGGCGGCCGAACGGTACTTCGGTTGCAG GGAGATCATTGACAAGGTCAACAGGTCGTACGCTCAAACcttggagaagaaggaggacaaGTCCAAAATATTCAG CAAGAATCAGACAGCTCCTGGAAGACAGGAAGTCCCCCAGCAGGCGGCGGAACTGTGCTCAGGTTGCAG GGAGATCATTGACAAGGTCAACAGGTTGTACGCTCAAACctgggagaagaaagagggcAAGTCCAAAAAATTCAG GTCTGAGCTGAGAAGCAAGTGTCAGGGGTTTGAGAAGGCCATCATCACGCAGGCCAACACCGTGGTGGGATCTAAAATTGTGTATGATGGGGAAAGAAAAAGTTCGGTCCAGGTGACCCCAGAGATGTTCAACACCTTTCCAAAGGTAAAAG TTGTCGGCAACGGTGGGATCCTGAGCGACAGCGGCTGTGGAAAGATGATCGACTCGGCTCAGTTTGTCATCAG GTGTAACATGCCCCCCCTGAACAACGGTTACCAGGACCACGTGGGCGTTAAAACCGACCTGGTGACGGCGAACCCCAGCATCCTCGTTGCGAA GTACGGTGCACTCATGGAGAAACGGTGTCCATTCATAGAGAGTCTGCGTAGCTATGGCAACTCCCTACTGCTGCTTCCTACGTTCTCCTATAGGCGCAACACTCCTGTGTCCCTGCGGGCTTTTTACTCCATTGAGGACTTTGGAAGCCCCACCCGAGCTATTTCCTTCAATCCTCAGTACCTACAGAAACTCGACGTCTTCTGGCGCTCCAAAGGTTTACGAGCAGTCCGGCTCAGCAGCGGCCTAATGGTGGCCAGTCTGGCACTGGAACTCTGCAGCAACGTGCACTTGTTTGGCTTCTGGCCGTTCAGTAACCATCCGCATGGACTCCGTACCCTGAAGAACCACTACTATGACGACATACCACCTAAAAAGAAGTTCCACGCCATGCCGGTGGAGTTTGAACTCCTGCTGAAGCTGCACACAGAGGGCGTGCTCAGGCTTCACCTGGACGACTGTGTTCCAGGTGAAGTGAACCTTATGGGCAGCACCGGAGGAGACGGACGTCCATAG